In Niveispirillum cyanobacteriorum, the following proteins share a genomic window:
- a CDS encoding SPFH domain-containing protein codes for MQENQQVGDRPITVSSGLGMLLFSLALVLASPVMMIIGFRSGTGPVSLFWLLPIVAGIILMCGLFIVQPNQAVALTLFGDYRGTVGTPGLRWVNPFFAKHRVSLRVRNFETGTLKVNDADGSPIEIGAIVVWQVTDTAEALFNVEDYKGYVSIQAESALRLIATSYPYDDHGGGVLSLRGNGEEVSDHLQRAIQERLAQAGIKVVEARISHLAYAPEIASAMLQRQQASAIVAARSKIVEGAVGMVEMALDQLAARSVVHLDDERKAHMVSNLLVVLCGDRATQPVVNAGTLY; via the coding sequence ATGCAGGAGAACCAACAGGTTGGGGATCGTCCCATCACGGTGTCGTCCGGCCTGGGCATGCTGCTGTTCAGTCTGGCATTGGTTCTGGCCTCGCCGGTAATGATGATCATCGGGTTCAGGAGCGGAACCGGGCCTGTGTCGCTGTTCTGGCTGCTGCCGATAGTGGCCGGCATCATCCTGATGTGCGGGCTGTTCATTGTGCAGCCGAACCAGGCCGTCGCCCTGACCCTGTTTGGTGATTACCGGGGAACTGTCGGTACGCCTGGACTGCGCTGGGTCAACCCGTTCTTCGCCAAGCACCGCGTTTCCCTGCGTGTGCGCAATTTCGAGACGGGCACCTTGAAGGTGAATGACGCCGATGGCAGCCCCATCGAGATCGGGGCCATCGTCGTCTGGCAGGTGACGGACACCGCAGAGGCCCTGTTCAATGTCGAGGATTACAAGGGCTATGTCTCGATCCAGGCCGAATCGGCCCTGCGCCTGATCGCCACCTCTTACCCTTATGATGATCATGGTGGTGGGGTCCTGTCGCTGCGCGGCAATGGTGAGGAAGTGTCCGACCATCTGCAGCGCGCCATCCAGGAAAGGTTGGCCCAAGCCGGTATCAAGGTTGTGGAGGCGCGGATCAGTCACCTCGCCTATGCGCCGGAAATCGCCAGCGCCATGTTGCAGCGGCAACAGGCCAGTGCCATCGTCGCCGCCCGTTCCAAGATCGTGGAAGGGGCCGTGGGCATGGTGGAAATGGCGCTGGATCAGCTGGCCGCCCGCTCCGTGGTGCATCTGGACGATGAGCGCAAGGCGCACATGGTGTCGAACCTGCTGGTCGTGCTGTGCGGCGACCGGGCGACACAGCCCGTGGTGAACGCGGGCACGCTGTACTGA
- a CDS encoding peptide ABC transporter ATP-binding protein: MTVILEARDLKRHYRVKRGLFRAPATVKAVDGASFTVTAGKTLAIVGESGCGKSTLARLLTRIEAPTEGSIHFDGRDITHAPKADEKALRRAVQMVFQNPYGSLNPRQKVADILAEPLLINTDMAKAERRDRAIAMMEKVGLRPDQADRYPHMFSGGQRQRIAIARALMLDPRVVVADEPVSALDISIQAQVLNLMMDLQDEFGLAYVFISHDLSVVRHIADEVMVMYLGRPVEQGPKDAIFSDPRHPYTRALLAAMPRVHRGVTPDVPPLSGELPSPMDPPSGCAFHKRCPLAQPRCAQETPEPRHADRRMVACHLVA, encoded by the coding sequence ATGACCGTCATTCTTGAAGCCCGCGACCTGAAGCGCCATTACCGCGTCAAACGCGGCCTGTTCCGCGCGCCGGCCACCGTGAAGGCGGTGGACGGCGCCAGCTTCACGGTCACTGCCGGCAAGACCCTGGCAATCGTGGGCGAAAGCGGCTGTGGCAAATCCACACTCGCCCGCCTGCTGACCAGGATCGAAGCGCCGACCGAGGGCAGCATCCATTTCGACGGGCGCGACATCACCCACGCCCCGAAGGCCGATGAAAAAGCCCTGCGCCGGGCTGTGCAGATGGTGTTCCAGAACCCCTATGGCTCCCTGAACCCACGGCAGAAGGTGGCGGATATCCTGGCCGAACCGCTGCTGATCAACACCGACATGGCCAAAGCTGAGCGGCGTGACCGCGCCATCGCCATGATGGAAAAGGTGGGCCTGCGTCCCGACCAAGCCGACCGCTATCCGCATATGTTCAGCGGCGGGCAGCGGCAGCGCATCGCCATCGCCCGCGCCTTGATGCTGGACCCGCGTGTGGTGGTGGCCGATGAGCCGGTATCGGCGCTGGATATCTCCATCCAGGCGCAGGTTCTGAACCTGATGATGGATTTGCAGGACGAATTCGGCCTCGCCTATGTCTTCATCAGCCATGATCTGTCGGTCGTCCGCCATATCGCGGATGAGGTGATGGTGATGTATCTGGGCCGGCCTGTGGAACAGGGGCCGAAGGACGCGATCTTCTCTGATCCGCGCCATCCCTATACGCGCGCCCTTCTGGCCGCCATGCCGCGTGTCCATCGTGGCGTTACCCCCGATGTGCCGCCCCTGTCGGGGGAGTTGCCCAGCCCCATGGACCCGCCCTCCGGCTGCGCCTTCCATAAACGCTGCCCCCTGGCCCAGCCCCGCTGCGCACAGGAGACGCCGGAACCGCGCCACGCCGACCGGCGGATGGTGGCCTGTCATCTGGTGGCCTGA
- a CDS encoding ABC transporter ATP-binding protein: MPLLDIKDLSVTFATARGPFRAVDGIDLSVEAGEVLGIVGESGSGKSVTSLAVLGLLADNASVTAGRMQFDGQDLLTLSLKARRRLNGGQVAMIFQEPMSSLNPCFTVGFQIGETLAQHEGLSGKALRHRCIALLEQVGIPAPETRLSAFPHQLSGGMSQRVMIAMAIACNPRLLIADEPTTALDVTIQRQILDLLRDLQRERGMAMILITHDMGVVAESAHRVQVMYAGQVVENRPADSLFTNPHHPYTAALLDALPERAVGRRRLPTIAGTVPGIGDRPTGCLFQPRCTLADERCGTRPPLLTDGDGWTRCVRVEGNAA, translated from the coding sequence ATGCCGCTTCTGGACATCAAGGACCTGTCCGTCACATTCGCCACAGCGCGCGGCCCGTTTCGCGCCGTGGATGGCATCGACCTGTCGGTGGAGGCTGGCGAGGTTCTGGGCATCGTGGGCGAAAGCGGGTCGGGCAAATCCGTCACCTCCCTGGCCGTCCTGGGCCTGCTGGCCGACAATGCCAGTGTCACCGCCGGCCGGATGCAGTTCGACGGCCAGGACCTGCTGACCCTGTCGCTCAAGGCCCGCCGCCGCCTGAATGGTGGGCAGGTGGCCATGATCTTTCAGGAACCGATGAGCAGCCTGAACCCCTGCTTCACGGTCGGGTTTCAGATCGGGGAGACGCTGGCCCAGCATGAGGGCCTATCGGGCAAGGCGCTGCGCCACCGCTGCATCGCGCTGCTGGAACAGGTGGGCATCCCCGCCCCGGAAACACGCCTGTCGGCCTTTCCACATCAATTATCGGGCGGGATGAGCCAGCGGGTGATGATCGCCATGGCGATCGCCTGCAACCCGCGCCTGCTGATTGCCGATGAACCCACCACGGCCCTGGATGTCACTATTCAGCGCCAGATACTGGACCTGCTGCGCGACCTGCAACGGGAACGCGGCATGGCCATGATCCTGATCACCCATGACATGGGCGTGGTGGCCGAGAGCGCCCACCGGGTCCAGGTGATGTATGCGGGCCAGGTGGTGGAAAACCGCCCCGCCGACAGCCTGTTCACCAACCCGCACCACCCCTACACGGCGGCATTGCTGGATGCGCTACCCGAACGGGCCGTGGGGCGGCGGCGCTTGCCCACCATTGCCGGCACGGTGCCGGGCATCGGCGACCGGCCCACGGGCTGCCTGTTCCAACCGCGTTGCACCCTTGCCGATGAACGCTGCGGCACACGTCCGCCCTTGTTAACCGATGGCGATGGCTGGACGCGCTGCGTGCGGGTGGAAGGAAATGCAGCATGA
- a CDS encoding ABC transporter permease subunit: MTDIVLKAPPGPWTELWGHFRRNRGAVLGLVIVLALSFVAIFADFVAPYDPAEQFRDFVLLPPAWIEGGSWAFPLGTDDIGRDMLSRLIHGARLSLFIGLLVVTLSLAVGVALGLLAGFYGGASDTLIARFMDILLALPSLLLAIVVAAILGPGLVNAAIAVSVVIVPHYARLTRASVMAERGREYVTAARLAGASDTRLMLVTILPNCAAPLIVQATLGFSTAILDAAALGFLGLGAQPPTPEWGTMLSSSLQFLQRAWWVVTFPGLAILITVLAFNLMGDGLRDALDPKLKR; encoded by the coding sequence ATGACCGATATCGTCTTGAAAGCGCCCCCTGGTCCATGGACGGAACTCTGGGGCCATTTCCGCCGCAACCGGGGGGCGGTGCTGGGGTTGGTCATCGTGCTGGCGCTCAGCTTTGTGGCCATCTTCGCCGATTTTGTCGCCCCCTATGATCCGGCCGAACAGTTCCGTGACTTTGTTCTGCTGCCACCCGCCTGGATCGAGGGGGGCAGCTGGGCCTTCCCGCTGGGCACTGATGATATCGGGCGCGATATGTTGTCCCGCCTGATCCATGGGGCGCGGCTGTCGCTGTTCATCGGGCTGCTGGTGGTCACTCTGTCGCTGGCGGTCGGTGTGGCGCTGGGACTGCTGGCCGGGTTCTATGGCGGGGCATCGGACACGCTGATCGCGCGTTTCATGGACATATTGCTGGCCCTGCCGTCCCTGCTGCTGGCCATTGTCGTGGCCGCCATCCTGGGGCCGGGACTGGTGAATGCGGCCATCGCCGTATCGGTGGTGATCGTCCCGCACTATGCCCGCCTGACCCGCGCGTCCGTTATGGCCGAGCGCGGGCGGGAATATGTGACGGCGGCGCGGCTGGCAGGTGCCAGTGACACGCGCCTGATGCTGGTCACCATCCTGCCCAACTGTGCCGCCCCGCTGATCGTGCAGGCCACCCTGGGTTTCTCCACGGCCATCCTGGATGCGGCGGCGCTGGGTTTCCTGGGGCTGGGCGCACAGCCGCCGACGCCGGAATGGGGGACGATGCTGTCATCATCGCTGCAATTCCTACAGCGGGCTTGGTGGGTGGTGACCTTTCCGGGGCTGGCGATCCTGATCACGGTTCTGGCCTTCAACCTGATGGGCGACGGGTTGCGCGATGCGCTGGACCCGAAGCTGAAGCGCTGA
- a CDS encoding ABC transporter permease subunit, whose amino-acid sequence MLKFIATRIALLIPTFLGVTLLAFFLIRLVPGDPIEVRLGERGIDPARLEEMRAQLGLNKPLLEQYADYLGGVLTGDLGKSLITQTPVLHEFAELFPATIELSLCAILFALIIGLPAGVLAAVKRGGPLDHGVMAASLTGYSMPIFWWGLLLILLFSVILGWTPVSGRLSAAYYVEPVTGFLLIDAWMSEEEGAFLDALHHLVLPSIVLGTIPLAVIARMTRSSMLEVLGEDYIRTARAKGLGLFRIVGLHALRNAMIPVVTVIGLQVGTLLAGAILTETIFAWPGIGKWLIESINRRDYPALQGGVLLVACVVMLVNLAVDLLYGLLNPRIRHAK is encoded by the coding sequence ATGCTGAAATTCATCGCCACCCGCATCGCCCTGCTGATCCCCACCTTCTTGGGCGTGACGCTGCTGGCCTTTTTTCTGATCCGGCTGGTGCCCGGCGACCCGATTGAGGTGCGGCTGGGTGAACGCGGCATCGATCCGGCACGGCTGGAGGAGATGCGGGCACAGTTGGGCCTGAACAAGCCGCTGTTGGAACAATATGCAGACTATCTGGGCGGGGTCCTGACGGGGGATCTGGGCAAGTCGCTGATTACCCAGACGCCGGTGCTGCATGAATTTGCCGAGCTGTTCCCCGCCACCATCGAACTGTCGCTCTGCGCCATCCTGTTCGCCCTGATCATCGGCTTGCCGGCGGGGGTGCTGGCGGCGGTAAAGCGGGGTGGGCCGCTGGATCATGGGGTGATGGCGGCCAGCCTGACGGGATATTCCATGCCCATCTTCTGGTGGGGGCTGCTGCTGATCCTGCTGTTCTCCGTCATCCTGGGCTGGACGCCGGTCAGCGGGCGGCTGTCGGCGGCATATTATGTGGAGCCGGTGACGGGGTTCCTGCTGATCGATGCCTGGATGTCGGAGGAGGAGGGAGCGTTTCTGGACGCCCTGCACCATCTGGTCCTGCCCTCCATCGTGCTGGGCACCATCCCGCTGGCCGTCATCGCCCGCATGACGCGGTCGTCGATGCTGGAGGTGCTGGGCGAGGATTATATCCGCACGGCACGCGCCAAGGGGCTGGGCCTGTTCCGCATTGTGGGGCTGCATGCCCTGCGCAACGCCATGATCCCGGTCGTCACCGTCATCGGGCTACAGGTGGGCACCTTGCTGGCGGGCGCCATCCTGACGGAAACCATCTTCGCCTGGCCCGGCATCGGCAAATGGCTGATCGAGAGCATCAACCGCCGCGATTACCCGGCCCTGCAGGGCGGGGTGCTGCTGGTGGCCTGCGTGGTCATGCTGGTCAATCTGGCGGTCGATCTCCTCTACGGCCTGCTCAACCCCCGCATCCGGCACGCGAAATGA
- a CDS encoding ABC transporter substrate-binding protein, with the protein MGRGTWRYAMMASALVVGLAGPAWAAPKTLVYCAEGSPENFNAALNTSGTTFDATRPIYDGLVKFERGTTNIVPALAERWDISPDGLTYTFHLRRGVKWQSFKDYKPTRDFNADDVLFSLNRQWKADHPYHSISGGGYAFFKSMGLGDLLKAVEKLDDYTVRVALTKPEAPFLADLAMDFANITSAEYADFLMKKGAPERYDQDPVGTGPFRFVVYQKDAQVRYRRFDEHWGGKTPLDNLVFAITPDAAVRYAKLKAGECHLIPYPNPPDLPAISKDPNLTLMEMEGLNVGYLAFQTLKKPFDDKRVRQAINMAVDRKAILDQVFQGSGRPAKNPIPPGVFGYLADNKDYPYDPAKAKALLAEAGYPNGFETDLYAMPVQRPYNPNARRMAEIIQADLAKIGVKVKIVSFEWGEYRKRIQDGDHQMALYGWTGDNGDPDNFMYNLLGCAAAKTSGSNIAKWCHQPYEDLVLKAKQVPDQAARAKLYEQAQRIFKEEAPWVTIAHSVVFEPVSKKVIGYKQSPFNRHQFDGVDLAE; encoded by the coding sequence CGTGGAACGTGGCGTTACGCCATGATGGCGAGTGCCTTGGTGGTAGGTTTGGCTGGACCGGCCTGGGCGGCGCCCAAAACGCTGGTTTATTGTGCCGAGGGCAGTCCGGAGAATTTCAATGCAGCGCTCAACACGTCCGGCACCACCTTTGATGCCACACGGCCCATCTATGATGGATTGGTGAAATTTGAGCGCGGCACGACCAACATCGTGCCGGCCCTGGCCGAACGCTGGGACATCTCGCCCGACGGGCTGACCTACACCTTCCATCTGCGCCGGGGCGTGAAATGGCAATCCTTCAAGGATTACAAGCCGACGCGCGATTTCAACGCTGATGACGTGCTGTTCAGCCTGAACCGGCAATGGAAGGCCGACCACCCCTACCATTCCATCTCCGGCGGTGGTTACGCCTTCTTCAAAAGCATGGGGCTGGGTGACCTGCTGAAGGCAGTGGAGAAGTTGGACGATTACACCGTTCGCGTGGCTTTGACTAAGCCCGAAGCGCCATTCCTGGCCGACCTGGCCATGGATTTCGCCAACATCACCTCCGCCGAGTATGCAGACTTCCTGATGAAGAAGGGCGCGCCCGAACGCTATGACCAGGACCCGGTCGGCACCGGCCCCTTCCGCTTCGTGGTCTATCAGAAAGATGCGCAGGTCCGGTATCGGCGGTTCGACGAGCATTGGGGCGGCAAGACCCCGCTCGACAATCTGGTTTTCGCCATCACGCCCGACGCCGCCGTGCGCTATGCCAAGCTGAAGGCCGGGGAATGCCACCTAATCCCCTATCCCAACCCGCCCGACCTGCCGGCGATATCCAAGGACCCAAACCTGACCCTGATGGAGATGGAAGGGCTAAATGTTGGCTATCTGGCTTTCCAGACATTGAAGAAGCCGTTTGATGACAAGCGCGTAAGACAGGCCATCAACATGGCCGTGGACCGCAAGGCCATCCTGGATCAGGTGTTTCAGGGCAGCGGCAGGCCCGCCAAAAACCCCATTCCGCCAGGCGTCTTCGGCTATCTGGCCGATAACAAAGACTATCCCTACGACCCCGCAAAGGCCAAGGCCCTGCTGGCGGAGGCGGGATACCCCAACGGGTTTGAAACCGACCTTTACGCCATGCCCGTCCAGCGCCCCTACAACCCCAATGCCAGGCGAATGGCAGAGATCATCCAGGCCGATCTGGCCAAGATTGGCGTGAAAGTGAAGATCGTCAGCTTTGAATGGGGCGAGTATCGCAAGCGCATCCAGGATGGCGACCATCAGATGGCGCTCTATGGCTGGACCGGCGACAATGGCGACCCCGACAATTTCATGTACAATTTGCTGGGCTGTGCGGCGGCCAAAACCAGCGGCAGCAACATCGCCAAATGGTGCCATCAGCCTTACGAGGACCTTGTCTTGAAGGCCAAGCAGGTGCCCGATCAGGCGGCCCGCGCCAAACTCTACGAACAGGCACAGCGCATCTTCAAGGAAGAGGCGCCCTGGGTCACCATCGCCCATTCTGTGGTGTTCGAGCCGGTGTCGAAGAAGGTCATCGGCTACAAGCAGAGCCCCTTCAACCGCCATCAGTTCGATGGGGTTGATCTGGCGGAGTGA